In Primulina huaijiensis isolate GDHJ02 chromosome 16, ASM1229523v2, whole genome shotgun sequence, a single genomic region encodes these proteins:
- the LOC140960967 gene encoding uncharacterized protein codes for MNFICALCGWERSAADSRVLRDALSRHDGLKVERGCYYLCDNGYAVQVFSTPYRRVPYHRDAWGNRTNAPENYKELFNWRHSKARNVIERAFGLLKKRWAILRSPSFYPLKTQNRIIMACILLHNFIRSQMPDNLVDEIEEDTLSPTPLTENYFIEDFNSSDVWDMWRDNFAMSMYHN; via the exons ATGAACTTCATCTGTGCGCTTTGTGGGTGGGAAAGATCGGCGGCGGATTCTCGAGTTCTTCGTGATGCATTATCACGTCATGACGGACTTAAAGTTGAAAGAG GTTGTTACTATTTGTGCGACAATGGATATGCAGTCCAGGTATTCTCCACTCCGTATAGAAGAGTACCATACCATAGGGATGCTTGGGGCAATCGCACAAATGCTCCAGAAAATTATAAAGAACTCTTCAATTGGAGACACAGCAAAGCTAGGAATGTGATTGAAAGAGCTTTTGGCTTGCTTAAGAAAAGATGGGCTATTCTTCGCAGTCCTTCATTCTACCCACTAAAAACTCAGAACAGAATCATAATGGCTTGCATTTTGTTACACAACTTCATCCGATCTCAAATGCCAGATAATCTTGTCGATGAGATTGAAGAGGATACTTTAAGCCCAACGCCGCTGACTGAGAATTACTTCATTGAGGATTTTAATTCCTCCGATGTATGGGATATGTGGAGAGATAACTTTGCAATGTCGATGTACCACAACTAA